The DNA sequence GCAGCCTGCACCACCTGCACGCTCTCCGGCCACGGGTCCGGCACGTCCGCAGGCTGGCCATTGAACACCACAGCCTGCGCCTGGTCGAGGTCCTCAGTGTATTCATGCCCGGCCCGTTCCAATTCGGCGACGGTATCGGGCCAGGCTTGGGGCATGACGGTAAATTTCATGCCACCACGCTACCTAGATCCGCGACGCGTAGTTGGAGAGGTAATCCGCGTGGATGACCGGGCGGCGCTGCCCCTCAGGCAGATCCTCGGTGTGTTTGCCCAGCATGCCCACCAACGTGTCGGAGTCATACGCCACCTCACCGCGGCCGATGATCTGGCCATCGGGACCAATAATGTCGAGAATGTCGCCGGCTTGGAACTCGCCCTCGACTGCCGTGATTCCCACGGCCAAAAGCGAGGTGCCACCAGAAGTGACGGCATTGACAGCGCCCTTGTCCAGGCGGAGCGTTCCGCCGGTATCGGCGGCGTAGAGCGCCCAGAACTTCCACGCCGACAGGCGATTCTCGCGGGGGTGGAACACCGTGCCCACGCTGGCATCCTCAAGGGCGGGTCCGATGTTGGCAGCTGAGGTGAGCAGCACCGGGACACCGCCGCGGGAGGCGAGGCGGGCCGCCGACACCTTCGAGGCCATGCCCCCGGTGCCCACCAAGCCGCCGTCGCCGGCGATGACACCCTTGAGGTCTCGTCCGGTGCGCACCTCAGAGACGAAACGGGCGTCCGGCTCGGCGGGATTGCGATCAAAAAGCCCATCGACGTCGGAAAGCAAGACCAACGCATCGGCGGTGGTTAGGTGAGAGACGATGGCGGACAGGCGGTCATTGTCGCCGAAGTGCATTTCCGACGTCGCCACCGTGTCGTTTTCATTGACAATCGGAATTGCCCGCATCTGGCGCAGGCGATCAATAGTCCGCTGGGCGTTGCGGGCGCGATCCCGCCGACCGGCATCGGCCGCAGTGAGCAGCACCTGACCAATGGTCCGGTCGTAGCGGGCAAAGGACTGGCCCCACTGGTGAGCCAAGTGAACCTGCCCGACGGCCGCCGCCGCCTGCTTCGTCGCCAAGTCGGTGGGGCGCTGCGTCAGCCCCAAAGGACCCATCCCGGCAGCGACCGCACCGGAAGAAACAACAATGATGTCGGAGCGGCTCATGCGAGCCTGCAATGCATCCACGATGTGGTTGATCTTGTTCGGGTCGACGGTGAAGTCCTCCCCCGTCAAGGAGGATGATCCGATCTTGACCACAATCCGCTTGGCGGTGGAGATGCGTTCGCGCATCTCCGACTCATGCCCGTACGCCGGACTCTCTTGCGTTGCAGGGGCTGGGCCTGGGAAGGCGACGTCGTCAGCGGTGTTCCGGTACGGGGACAGGGGCAATCCGTGAGGTGTCGTCATGTACATCCACCCTACATACCTAAATTAACCCTGCCAGCGCTCCCGATCCGCGGTCTGGCCCTCACCAAAGTCAAGCTCGTCGATGAGCCCACGTCGGGCCTGGGAGGCGCGCTTTCGTTCTGCGGCAGAGATGCGGTCATTGCGCAGCAGACGAGCGTCTTGGCCTCGTCCGGCCACGGTCGGATCCATGCCCGCGCCGGTGAGCGGCTCCCATTCGAAGGAAATGTCGCCGATGGTGACGGTGCAGCCCTCGCGGGCACCGGCCTTGAACAGAGCCTTCTCCACGCCTGCCTTTTCCAGGCGGTCCGCCAGATAGCCGATGGCTTCTTCGTTTTCGAAGTCGGTCTGGATGATCCAGCGGAGGATCTTTCGGCCGGTGACGATGAAGCCGCCGGGGATGTTGGGGTCCGGGTGCACTTCGAAGTCGGTGCGGGGGGCGTCGACTGCGCGCGGACGGATGATGGTGTGCTCGCTGTCAGCCTTGGCTTTGGGGCGCTGCTTGCGGGCCTGCTGCACGATCTCGAGGATCTTGTACATCAGGGGGTCAAGGCCCTTCCGGGCTACCGCAGAGATGATGAACACGGGCCAGCCGAATTGCTTTTCCAGGTCCTCTTTGACGAACTCGGCCAATTCTTGTGCCTCGGGCACGTCGGCTTTGTTGAGCACGATGAGGCGGGGACGATCGCGGAGGTCGCCCAGCCCGGTGTCCTCATCCAATTCTGATTGGTACGCGGCTAGTTCTGCTTCGAGCGCTTCGATGTCGCTAGCGGGGTCGCGGCCGGGCTCCAAGGTGGCGGCGTCGACGACGTGGACGAGCACGCTCGTGCGCTCGATGTGGCGCAGGAAGTCCAGTCCGAGGCCCTTGCCTTCTGATGCTCCCGGGATCAGGCCTGGGACGTCAGCGATGGTGAAGGACTCGTGCCCAACGTTGACCACACCCAGGTTGGGGGCCAAGGTGGTGAAGGGGTAGTCGGCGATCTTCGGCTTGGCCGAGGACAGCACGGAGATCAATGAGGACTTACCCGCCGAGGGGAAGCCCACGAGGCCGACGTCGGCCATGGACTTGAGCTCCAGGACAATGTCGTGCTCCTCGCCGGGCTCGCCGTTGAGGGCGAAGCCCGGCGCCTTGCGCTTGGCCGAAGCCAGCGCAGCGTTGCCCAGGCCACCGAAGCCGCCCTGCGCGGCGATGAAGCGGGTGCCCGGGATGGTGAGGTCGGCGAGGGTCTCGCCCTGCGAATCAACGACGACGGTGCCCACCGGCACCTCTAGAATGAGGTCCTCGCCGCGAGCACCGTTGCGGTGGCGGCCGGCACCATTGGCGCCGCGCCCGGCTTTGAGGTGGGGGCGGAAGTGGAAGTCCAACAGGGTGTGTACCTGCGGTGAAACCTCCAAGACGACGTCGCCGCCGTGCCCGCCGTTACCGCCGTCGGGTCCGCCGAGGGGTTTGAACTTCTCACGGTGGACCGAGGAGCAACCGCTACCGCCGTCGCCGGCGGATAGGTGCAAGACCACGCGATCTACGAAGCGCGACATAGTTGTGGGGAACCCTCCAGTAGGTGTAACAAGTAGCCTCCCACCGTACCATTGACCAGCGCCTACCCCGGAATCGAAAAATCCGCCTCCCCGGCACGAGGCTGGGAAGGCGGATCGTCGAAAGACTTAAGCGTCGACGGTCTCGTTTTCAACGATGTTGACCATGCGACGGTTGCGCTTGATGCCGAACTGGACAGCGCCAGCCTTGAGGGCGAACAGAGTGTCGTCGCCACCGCGGCCGACGTTCTCGCCCGGGTGGAACTTGGTGCCGCGCTGGCGGACCAGGATCTCGCCTGCGCTGACCTGCTGGCCACCGAAACGCTTGACGCCAAGACGCTTGGACTCGGAGTCGCGTCCGTTGCTGGAGCTAGAAGCACCCTTCTTGTGTGCCATTGGTTTTCCCTCCTTGGGGTTTTTACTCGGAAGCCTGCAGGCTTACTTGATACCGGTGACCTTGAGCACGGTCAGCTGCTGGCGATGGCCCATGCGCTTCTTGTACCCGGTCTTGTTCTTGTACTTAAGGATATCGATCTTCGGGCCCTTAGCGTGCTCGACGATCTCTGCGTCGATGCTGACCTTGGCCAGATCATCGGACTTGGACGTGACATTGGCACCGTCGACGAGCAGAACCGGGGTGAGAGCCACGGACGAACCCGGCTCACCCTCGATCTTCTCGACCTTGACGAGGTCACCTTCGGCAACCTTGTACTGCTTGCCGCCGGTCTTGACGATCGCGTACATAGGAGGGTTACCCCTTATCTAAACTCGGCTCAGGCTCCCGTGTGGGCCACCTGAATGGACGTGTATTTCACTTGCGTTTCGGATATGCGGGCACGCCTGGACCTGGAAAGATCCTGACGGCGCAATATCCCCGAAACAGCGACTGTCAAAGACTACCCCGTGGGCCAGCCAAATGACAAACCGCCGTCCGTTCCTCCTACCGACCCGAAGCCCGCCGGGTCACTCGACGACGCCCACGGGAGGCACGCTTAGGTGCCTCTTGCTTATCGACGCCCTCCTGTGGCACCTCCGCAACCTGTGCAGTGGTGTCACTGGTCGTGCGTCGCACGACCCGGCGCCGTCCCCGGCTCCGGCGCACGACCGTGGTCGCCTCAGCTGTCTCCTCCTGCTTGGGGGCCTCCTGCTCAGCTACCGCCCGGTTGGTGCGGTTGGAGCGGGTGGTGCGACGTCGGGAACGGCGGGCGTCGGAAAGCTCTGCTGCCTCTTCCTCGAGCTGTGCGGCCGGTGCGCTGGACGCGGAGCCGGGGAAGTCCTCCGGCTGCGGACGACGATCGGAGCGAGAGTTTCCGCGAGTCTTACGCCGGCGACGCGGCGACGTCTCGAACTCCTCCACTGCCTGCTGGAACGTCTTCTCGCCTGTCTCCTCCAGGGGAACATAGGAGGCGCCGGAGGGCTCTTCGGGATCTTCCGCGTCCGCCCGCTCGACGGCATCAGAAATGATCTGATCGAAGCTGTCCTCTGTCTTTCCAGCCTTCTCAGTCTTCTCGGGCTTCTGGGCGTTGCGGCGCGACCGTCGAGAACGCTTCGGCTTCTTCTGCTCAAGCTCTTCGCTCGGCTCATCGACAACGACGGCTGCAGCAAGCTCCTCGATGGACGCATGCTCGTCCTCATCCTGCATGGCGACTGCGGCCGGGTGACGAGCCGGATCCTGCTCCGGCTTACGCCGACGCTCCGCCCGCTTCTCCTCATGATGATCGTGCGGTTCCTCCACCGGATCCTCATGCAGGATGATTCCCCGGCCAGCGCAATGCTCACATTCCGTGGAGAAGGTCTCCAACAGGCCCGTGCCCAGGCGCTTGCGGGTCATCTGCACCAACCCGAGGGACGTAACCTCGGAGACCTGGTGGCGAGTGCGATCGCGACCCAGCGCCTCCTTGAGGCGACGCAGCACCAACTCCTGGTTTTCGGGCAAGACCATGTCAATGAAGTCCACGACGATCATGCCGCCCATGTCCCGCAGGCGCATCTGCCGCACGATCTCCTCGGCGGCCTCCAGGTTGTTTCGCGTGACCGTCTCTTCGAGGTTGCCGCCCGAACCAGTGAACTTGCCGGTGTTGACGTCAACGACCGTCATCGCCTCAGTGCGCTCGATGATCAGCGTGCCGCCAGACGGCAGCCACACCTTCTCCGACAGGGCCTTGTGAATCTGCTCATCGATGCGGAAATGCTCGAAAGCATCAACCCCACCGTGGGCTGCGCGATCGTACTTAACCACGCGGTCCAGCAGATCCGGAGCCACCGACTGCACATAAGCGTGAACCGTGTTCCAGGCGCGTCCACCATCGACAACGAGCTGCGAGAAATCCTCGTTATACAGGTCACGCACAACCTTGACCAGCATATTCGGCTCTTCATACATCGTGATCGGCTTGGACCCCTTGGAGTGGGATTCCTTCTCCGCACGACGATGGATGTCTTCCCACAGCGAGTGCAAGCGATTGACGTCGGCAGCGATAGCCTCTTCCGACACCCCTTCCGCCGCGGTCCGGATGATCGCCCCGCCCTGGCCGGGCACCACCTTGCTCAAGATCTCCTTGAGACGAGCCCGCTCCGGCCCGGGGAGCTTCCGGGAAATACCAGCGCTGCGGCCACCCGGCACGTACACCAGGTACCGCCCCGCCAAAGAAATCTGAGTGGTCAAACGAGCACCCTTATGGCCAAGCGGATCCTTGCTCACCTGCACGAGCACCTGATCACCCGACTTTAAGGCCTGCTCAATTCGGCGGCTCCGGCCCCCC is a window from the Corynebacterium testudinoris genome containing:
- the obgE gene encoding GTPase ObgE; protein product: MSRFVDRVVLHLSAGDGGSGCSSVHREKFKPLGGPDGGNGGHGGDVVLEVSPQVHTLLDFHFRPHLKAGRGANGAGRHRNGARGEDLILEVPVGTVVVDSQGETLADLTIPGTRFIAAQGGFGGLGNAALASAKRKAPGFALNGEPGEEHDIVLELKSMADVGLVGFPSAGKSSLISVLSSAKPKIADYPFTTLAPNLGVVNVGHESFTIADVPGLIPGASEGKGLGLDFLRHIERTSVLVHVVDAATLEPGRDPASDIEALEAELAAYQSELDEDTGLGDLRDRPRLIVLNKADVPEAQELAEFVKEDLEKQFGWPVFIISAVARKGLDPLMYKILEIVQQARKQRPKAKADSEHTIIRPRAVDAPRTDFEVHPDPNIPGGFIVTGRKILRWIIQTDFENEEAIGYLADRLEKAGVEKALFKAGAREGCTVTIGDISFEWEPLTGAGMDPTVAGRGQDARLLRNDRISAAERKRASQARRGLIDELDFGEGQTADRERWQG
- the proB gene encoding glutamate 5-kinase yields the protein MTTPHGLPLSPYRNTADDVAFPGPAPATQESPAYGHESEMRERISTAKRIVVKIGSSSLTGEDFTVDPNKINHIVDALQARMSRSDIIVVSSGAVAAGMGPLGLTQRPTDLATKQAAAAVGQVHLAHQWGQSFARYDRTIGQVLLTAADAGRRDRARNAQRTIDRLRQMRAIPIVNENDTVATSEMHFGDNDRLSAIVSHLTTADALVLLSDVDGLFDRNPAEPDARFVSEVRTGRDLKGVIAGDGGLVGTGGMASKVSAARLASRGGVPVLLTSAANIGPALEDASVGTVFHPRENRLSAWKFWALYAADTGGTLRLDKGAVNAVTSGGTSLLAVGITAVEGEFQAGDILDIIGPDGQIIGRGEVAYDSDTLVGMLGKHTEDLPEGQRRPVIHADYLSNYASRI
- the rpmA gene encoding 50S ribosomal protein L27; this translates as MAHKKGASSSSNGRDSESKRLGVKRFGGQQVSAGEILVRQRGTKFHPGENVGRGGDDTLFALKAGAVQFGIKRNRRMVNIVENETVDA
- the rplU gene encoding 50S ribosomal protein L21 — its product is MYAIVKTGGKQYKVAEGDLVKVEKIEGEPGSSVALTPVLLVDGANVTSKSDDLAKVSIDAEIVEHAKGPKIDILKYKNKTGYKKRMGHRQQLTVLKVTGIK
- a CDS encoding translation initiation factor IF-2 N-terminal domain-containing protein, which produces MKKAPKKVAKKAPDVAFPDFDREQLGEKVRVHALAKQLGVTSKELIVALEGMGLTKVAQSTISRAEALSLLDVLVAPVTKEVPEEAPAEPEEKIRLRVRKNVENEIHQIEEKVEADLAAVVEDDIEPAITPAPESIEGSAVEQFTPIFMPPGAATETPEDEEGSTAASRRRRRGRRGASRGRGVEEVEQEPVEAELVEELPDEPTALRGSTRLEAQRRRRTELREEGRKKRHIVSQAEFLARRESVERTMVVRERQRHDSPGLVTQVGVLEDELLVEHFVTSEAQASMIGNIYLGRVQNVLPSMEAAFIDIGQGRNGVLYAGEVDWKAAGLGGRSRRIEQALKSGDQVLVQVSKDPLGHKGARLTTQISLAGRYLVYVPGGRSAGISRKLPGPERARLKEILSKVVPGQGGAIIRTAAEGVSEEAIAADVNRLHSLWEDIHRRAEKESHSKGSKPITMYEEPNMLVKVVRDLYNEDFSQLVVDGGRAWNTVHAYVQSVAPDLLDRVVKYDRAAHGGVDAFEHFRIDEQIHKALSEKVWLPSGGTLIIERTEAMTVVDVNTGKFTGSGGNLEETVTRNNLEAAEEIVRQMRLRDMGGMIVVDFIDMVLPENQELVLRRLKEALGRDRTRHQVSEVTSLGLVQMTRKRLGTGLLETFSTECEHCAGRGIILHEDPVEEPHDHHEEKRAERRRKPEQDPARHPAAVAMQDEDEHASIEELAAAVVVDEPSEELEQKKPKRSRRSRRNAQKPEKTEKAGKTEDSFDQIISDAVERADAEDPEEPSGASYVPLEETGEKTFQQAVEEFETSPRRRRKTRGNSRSDRRPQPEDFPGSASSAPAAQLEEEAAELSDARRSRRRTTRSNRTNRAVAEQEAPKQEETAEATTVVRRSRGRRRVVRRTTSDTTAQVAEVPQEGVDKQEAPKRASRGRRRVTRRASGR